The following proteins are encoded in a genomic region of Nycticebus coucang isolate mNycCou1 chromosome 17, mNycCou1.pri, whole genome shotgun sequence:
- the LOC128569092 gene encoding nucleolar protein 10, with amino-acid sequence MQVSSLNEVKIYSLSCGKSLPEWLSDRKRRALQKKDVDIRRRIELIQDFEMPTVCTTIKVSKDGQYILATGTYKPRVRCYDTYQLSLKFERCLDSEVVTFEILSDDYSKIVFLHNDRYIEFHSQSGFYYKTRIPKFGRDFSYHYPSCDLYFVGASSEVYRLNLEQGRYLNPLQTDAAENNVCDVNSVHGLFATGTVEGRVECWDPRTRSRVGLLDCALSSVTADSEINSLPTISALKFNGALTMAVGTSTGQVLLYDLRSDKPLLVKDHQYGLPIKSVHFQDSLDLILSADSRIIKMWNKNSGKIFTSLEPEHDLNDVCLYPNSGMLFTASETPKMGTYYIPVLGPAPGWCSFLDNLTEELEENPESTVYDDYKFVTKKDLENLGLTHLIGSPFLRAYMHGFFMDIRLYHKVKLMVNPFAYEEYRKDKIRQKIEEARAQRVQLKKLPKVNKELALKLIEEEEEKQKSTWKKKVKSLPNILSDDRFKVMFENPDFQVDEESEEFRLLNPLISKISEKRKKKLRLLEQQEHHEKEDEEELEGKPSDAESSESSDDEKGWVEEVRKQRRLLHQEEKLKRQERLKEDQQTVLRPQFYEIKAGEEFRSFKDSATKQKLMNKTLEDRLKIEAKNGTLSVSDTTVGSKQLTFTLKRSEQQKKQQEAEKLHRQERKKLRRSAGHLKSRHRRGRPFH; translated from the coding sequence ATGCAGGTCTCCAGTCTCAACGAGGTGAAGATTTACAGTCTCAGCTGCGGCAAGTCACTGCCTGAGTGGCTTTCTGATAGGAAGAGGAGAGCATTACAGAAGAAAGATGTAGATATCCGTAGGAGAATTGAACTTATTCAGGATTTTGAAATGCCTACTGTTTGCACCACTATTAAAGTGTCAAAAGATGGACAGTATATTTTAGCGACGGGAACATATAAACCTCGTGTCCGATGTTATGATACCTATCAATTATCCTTGAAGTTCGAAAGGTGTTTAGATTCAGAAGTTGTCACCTTTGAAATTCTGTCTGATGACTACTCAAAGATTGTCTTCTTACATAATGATAGATACATTGAATTTCATTCACAATCAGGTTTTTACTACAAAACCAGAATACCAAAGTTCGGGAGAGATTTCTCTTACCACTATCCATCCTGTGACTTGTACTTCGTTGGTGCAAGTTCTGAAGTTTATAGGTTGAATTTGGAACAAGGACGATACCTGAATCCTCTACAAACTGATGCTGCGGAGAATAACGTTTGTGATGTAAATTCAGTCCATGGCTTGTTTGCCACAGGAACAGTAGAGGGTCGAGTAGAGTGCTGGGATCCGAGAACTCGTAGTAGAGTTGGCCTGTTAGACTGCGCATTGAGTAGTGTCACAGCAGATTCAGAGATAAACAGTTTACCAACAATCTCTGCTTTGAAATTTAATGGTGCCTTGACCATGGCAGTTGGAACATCCACAGGGCAGGTTTTGTTATATGATCTTCGATCTGATAAGCCATTGCTAGTTAAGGATCACCAGTATGGGCTGCCTATTAAGTCAGTTCATTTTCAGGATTCATTAGATTTGATTTTGTCTGCAGACTCTCGAATTATCAAAATGTGGAATAAGAACTCAGGGAAAATATTTACTTCTCTGGAGCCAGAGCACGACCTTAATGATGTTTGTCTCTACCCCAATTCAGGCATGCTTTTTACTGCCAGTGAAACCCCTAAGATGGGCACCTATTACATTCCGGTTTTGGGTCCTGCCCCTGGGTGGTGCTCCTTCCTGGACAACTTGACAGAAGAATTAGAAGAGAATCCAGAAAGCACGGTATATGATGATTACAAGTTTGTCACCAAAAAAGACCTCGAAAATTTAGGGCTCACACATCTCATTGGATCACCTTTTCTCCGGGCATATATGCACGGATTTTTCATGGACATAAGACTCTATCACAAGGTGAAATTGATGGTAAATCCATTTGCTTATGAAGAGTATAGGAAAGATAAAATACGGCAGAAGATAGAAGAAGCACGTGCCCAGAGAGTCCAATTAAAGAAATTGCCCAAAGTTAACAAAGAGCTGGCACTTAAGTtaattgaggaggaagaggagaagcaaaaatccacatggaaaaagaaagttaagagCCTTCCTAACATTCTCAGCGATGATCGATTTAAAGTTATGTTTGAGAACCCGGACTTCCAAGTGGATGAAGAGAGTGAAGAATTTAGGCTTTTGAATccacttatttcaaaaataagtgagaaaagaaagaagaaattaagactCTTAGAGCAACAGGAACATCATGAAAAGGAAGACGAGGAAGAACTGGAAGGAAAACCAAGCGATGCAGAAAGTTCGGAGAGTTCAGATGATGAAAAAGGCTGGGTGGAGGAGGTCAGGAAGCAGCGCAGACTGCTCCATCAGGAGGAAAAACTGAAGCGGCAGGAGCGGCTCAAGGAGGACCAGCAGACGGTCCTCAGGCCCCAGTTTTATGAGATCAAAGCAGGAGAAGAGTTCAGAAGCTTCAAAGATTCTGCCACAAAGCAGAAACTGATGAACAAAACCCTTGAAGATCGTTTGAAAATTGAAGCAAAAAATGGTACATTGAGTGTATCAGACACCACTGTTGGCAGCAAACAATTGACATTCACATTAAAGAGGTCTGAGCAACAGAAGAAACAACAGGAAGCTGAGAAACTACAtagacaagaaaggaaaaagctccGTCGCTCAGCTGGTCACCTGAAGTCAAGACACAGAAGAGGACGGCCGTTTCATTGA